Proteins from one Natrinema salinisoli genomic window:
- a CDS encoding phytoene/squalene synthase family protein, producing the protein MTTGQTESTIDADLEWCYDAVHGVSRTFSITIDRLEEPMARHICIGYLLCRIADTIEDAGHIPPDAQTELLAEYDRLLDPESAGSVEAFMEDVEPWIPEDRNDDWEVVAETPRVLRTFESLDEEPREIMREPVRELVDGMAMFTDRYATEGGLRLQTIEELEEYCWYAAGTVGTLITGLVARGTSQERATEMRENARSFALLLQLVNIAKDVQDDYHDENNVYLPAEWLAAEDVDVEAVTDEAHHGGVTNVIKRVTGRAERYLDDAQRYLEIVPEQHGNRLSAWAIPYLLAVGTLRELRERPEDVVREGDVKVSRAEVFALLQQFEEGVSRSRLEELRRTMSEQPLHQ; encoded by the coding sequence ATGACCACGGGCCAGACCGAATCCACAATTGACGCCGACCTCGAGTGGTGTTACGACGCCGTTCACGGCGTTTCGCGGACTTTTTCGATCACGATCGATCGGCTCGAGGAGCCGATGGCGAGACACATCTGTATCGGCTACCTCCTCTGTCGAATTGCCGACACGATCGAGGATGCGGGACACATTCCGCCGGACGCGCAGACCGAACTACTCGCGGAGTACGATCGGTTGCTCGATCCGGAGTCGGCGGGTTCGGTCGAAGCCTTCATGGAGGACGTCGAGCCGTGGATTCCCGAGGACCGAAACGACGATTGGGAGGTCGTCGCGGAGACGCCCCGGGTGTTGCGAACGTTCGAATCGCTCGACGAGGAGCCCCGCGAAATCATGCGGGAACCGGTCCGCGAACTCGTCGACGGGATGGCGATGTTCACGGATCGGTACGCTACCGAGGGCGGCTTGCGGCTGCAGACGATCGAGGAACTCGAGGAGTACTGCTGGTACGCTGCCGGGACCGTCGGCACCCTGATCACGGGGCTGGTCGCCCGTGGGACCTCACAGGAGCGAGCGACGGAGATGCGGGAGAACGCCCGTTCGTTCGCCCTGCTCCTCCAGCTGGTCAACATCGCGAAGGACGTCCAGGACGACTATCACGACGAAAACAACGTCTATCTCCCCGCCGAGTGGCTCGCGGCGGAGGACGTCGACGTCGAGGCAGTTACCGACGAGGCCCACCACGGTGGCGTCACGAACGTCATCAAGCGGGTGACAGGCCGCGCCGAACGCTACCTCGACGACGCCCAGCGCTACCTCGAGATCGTACCGGAACAGCACGGCAACCGACTCTCCGCGTGGGCGATTCCGTACCTCCTCGCGGTCGGGACGCTTCGCGAACTGCGCGAGCGTCCCGAGGACGTCGTCCGCGAGGGCGACGTCAAGGTGTCTCGCGCGGAAGTGTTCGCCCTCCTCCAGCAGTTCGAAGAGGGTGTCTCTCGCTCGCGACTCGAGGAACTCCGGCGCACGATGTCGGAACAGCCGCTCCATCAATGA